In Streptomyces chartreusis NRRL 3882, the following are encoded in one genomic region:
- a CDS encoding RICIN domain-containing protein has protein sequence MLATRRSAAVAALLAGALLAAAGPAIAHTPSQQSDDPTPRRALATIKIKNLKSGKYLQAVSSANGAKVVQRSGNDSFLQLWETVLSEGGTVYSWENWQSKLNLGIDRASTSAGAAAITATPSGDLNQDWYKDWGVYDGTYYAMKNRKSGLCLGISGASTADGAAAAQFPCDGSANQGWVTIS, from the coding sequence ATGCTCGCAACACGAAGGAGCGCCGCCGTCGCGGCCCTGCTGGCCGGAGCGCTGCTGGCGGCAGCCGGCCCGGCGATCGCCCACACTCCGTCGCAGCAGAGCGACGACCCGACGCCGAGACGTGCCCTCGCCACCATCAAGATCAAGAACCTCAAGTCCGGGAAGTACCTGCAGGCCGTGAGCTCCGCCAACGGGGCCAAGGTCGTGCAGCGATCCGGCAACGACAGCTTTCTGCAGCTCTGGGAGACCGTCCTTTCGGAGGGCGGCACCGTCTACAGCTGGGAGAACTGGCAGTCGAAGCTGAACCTCGGCATCGACCGCGCCAGCACTTCGGCGGGCGCGGCGGCCATCACGGCGACTCCGTCCGGCGACCTCAACCAGGACTGGTACAAGGACTGGGGCGTCTATGACGGGACGTACTACGCGATGAAGAACCGCAAGAGCGGCCTGTGCCTGGGCATCTCGGGCGCCAGCACCGCCGACGGCGCGGCCGCCGCCCAGTTCCCGTGCGACGGCTCCGCCAACCAGGGCTGGGTCACGATCTCGTAG